The proteins below are encoded in one region of Silene latifolia isolate original U9 population chromosome 2, ASM4854445v1, whole genome shotgun sequence:
- the LOC141627738 gene encoding uncharacterized protein LOC141627738, translating into MDVNYQCHLCSHNEVESLEHLFRDCLFATRIWAGSHLGIRAAIHHDMTFQDWIINWISFIHKMSNSDDLIISLLCCIWVIWSARTNAALGDNSISLTGAILIYEEVVARILNAKIIPSRSFDYPARNDDLSNSLKFLQSGNRCKFYGSAYRCDQTCIFVDAAWRDDKITGLGWCVKYQNGSSQSFYKQGLPSLSPDQAEAVAILEALKWASKEKILHVVIYSDCLQLLSQILDLAKPSLNTRLLVADILYLCCLFHCVSFCFIPMKRNKMAHMLAQKAINL; encoded by the coding sequence ATGGATGTTAACTATCAATGTCACTTATGTAGTCACAATGAAGTTGAATCATTGGAGCATCTTTTTAGGGATTGTCTATTCGCCACTAGAATTTGGGCCGGCAGCCATCTCGGAATTAGAGCGGCTATCCACCATGATATGACTTTCCAAGATTGGATAATCAATTGGATTTCTTTCATCCATAAGATGAGTAACTCGGATGATTTGATTATTTCCCTTCTTTGTTGCATCTGGGTTATTTGGAGTGCAAGGACTAATGCGGCATTGGGGGACAATTCGATATCCTTAACAGGGGCTATTCTTATCTATGAAGAAGTTGTGGCCCGCATTTTGAATGCTAAGATTATTCCTTCTAGGTCGTTTGATTATCCCGCTAGGAATGATGATTTGAGCAACTCCCTAAAGTTCCTCCAATCTGGAAATAGGTGTAAGTTTTACGGTTCTGCCTACAGATGTGACCAGACATGTATCTTTGTAGATGCCGCTTGGAGGGATGATAAAATAACGGGACTTGGATGGTGCGTTAAATACCAGAATGGCAGTTCTCAATCTTTTTATAAGCAAGGGTTGCCCTCTCTTTCTCCGGATCAAGCGGAAGCTGTTGCTATTTTGGAGGCCCTTAAATGGGCTTCTAAGGAGAAAATTCTTCATGTCGTCATTTATTCTGACTGTTTGCAGCTTCTTTCTCAAATTCTGGACCTCGCCAAGCCAAGTCTGAACACTAGACTCCTTGTTGCTGATATCCTTTATTTATGTTGTTTATTTCATTGTGTCTCTTTCTGTTTTATTCCTATGAAGCGTAATAAAATGGCGCATATGCTAGCACAAAAGGCCATTAATCTGTAA
- the LOC141642086 gene encoding uncharacterized protein LOC141642086 isoform X1: MEGSEPKTSVNLEDLKTRMADFAKERDWDQFHTPRNLLLALVGEVGELSEIFQWKGEVPRGLPGWSDEEKQHLGEELSDVLLYLVRLSDICGVDLGQAALRKLELNALKYPVNLVKGSSSWLLMILFCPLMPLSFSLLWRGRMFEEFRW, translated from the exons ATGGAGGGTAGTGAACCAAAAACAAGTGTTAATCTTGAAGATTTAAAGACAAGAATGGCTGATTTTGCTAAAGAAAGAGATTGGGATCAATTTCATACCCCCAGGAATCTTCTCTTAGCCTTG GTCGGAGAAGTGGGAGAATTGTCGGAGATATTTCAGTGGAAAGGGGAGGTGCCGAGAGGATTGCCAGGATGGAGTGATGAAGAGAAGCAGCATTTAGGAGAGGAACTGTCAGATGTGCTGCTTTACCTTGTAAGGCTTTCTGATATTTGTGGGGTTGATCTAGGTCAAGCTGCCCTTAGGAAACTCGAGCTTAACGCACTTAAGTATCCGGTTAACCTCGTTAAGGGATCCTCGA GTTGGTTACTCATGATTCTTTTTTGCCCTCTAATGCCTCTTTCCTTTTCCTTGCTTTGGAGAGGTCGGATGTTCGAAGAGTTCAGAT GGTAA
- the LOC141642086 gene encoding uncharacterized protein LOC141642086 isoform X2, with protein MEGSEPKTSVNLEDLKTRMADFAKERDWDQFHTPRNLLLALVGEVGELSEIFQWKGEVPRGLPGWSDEEKQHLGEELSDVLLYLVRLSDICGVDLGQAALRKLELNALKYPVNLVKGSSSKLTLNSQDENKC; from the exons ATGGAGGGTAGTGAACCAAAAACAAGTGTTAATCTTGAAGATTTAAAGACAAGAATGGCTGATTTTGCTAAAGAAAGAGATTGGGATCAATTTCATACCCCCAGGAATCTTCTCTTAGCCTTG GTCGGAGAAGTGGGAGAATTGTCGGAGATATTTCAGTGGAAAGGGGAGGTGCCGAGAGGATTGCCAGGATGGAGTGATGAAGAGAAGCAGCATTTAGGAGAGGAACTGTCAGATGTGCTGCTTTACCTTGTAAGGCTTTCTGATATTTGTGGGGTTGATCTAGGTCAAGCTGCCCTTAGGAAACTCGAGCTTAACGCACTTAAGTATCCGGTTAACCTCGTTAAGGGATCCTCGAGTAAGCTTACACTCAACTCCCAGGATGAAAATAAGTGTTAG